One Luteimonas sp. MC1825 DNA segment encodes these proteins:
- a CDS encoding XrtA system polysaccharide chain length determinant: protein MASNALAAPRRPGLPLPSTSELTPNELLPILLREVRTRIVPLVSIFTAIALLTLVVGLFVIPRIYTASVTILAQDSDIIQPLLEGRAVPTGVADRAGMARQIVYGRKVLSAAMAVGGWLDENPSALEQDRLMEDIRNRTLIESPRPELVQISYRDRDPERAFRITEAFGAMFMSEAAAAKGRESREAYEFIDSKVQEYHAKLSSAEGNLQEYQSRNVDAQPGSAADATSRIGALRTQLEQTRMALLEHESRESSIEAQLSGESAVTAVQTREGLYRTRLIELQSEHDRLLLAYTEQHPDVVRLRHQIDDINRMLADERSRRESPGGARGLSDEAQANPLYQELRSQLAQARRETAATRSRLQIAQSLLDDELDRSRRIAASEGALAELTRDYEVNREIYQDLLRRRENARVSMGLDQENRGLTLRVQDPATMPLRPTGLRFMHIAAAGLLVAIALPLALVLAVVRLDPRVRSPHLIVKHTQLPLLTTVPAYPTPGERRREYASMALAIAMVGSVVLVYVFTYAYKVVAA, encoded by the coding sequence ATGGCTTCCAACGCCCTGGCCGCGCCGCGACGTCCCGGCCTTCCGCTGCCCAGCACGTCCGAACTCACGCCAAACGAGCTTCTTCCCATCCTGCTGCGCGAAGTGCGGACGCGCATCGTGCCGCTGGTTTCCATCTTCACCGCGATCGCCCTGCTCACCCTGGTCGTGGGCCTGTTCGTGATCCCGCGCATCTATACCGCGTCGGTCACGATCCTCGCCCAGGACAGCGACATCATCCAGCCGTTGCTCGAGGGCCGCGCGGTGCCCACCGGCGTGGCCGACCGCGCCGGCATGGCGCGCCAGATCGTCTACGGCCGCAAGGTCCTGTCGGCCGCCATGGCTGTCGGTGGCTGGCTTGATGAAAATCCCAGCGCGCTCGAACAGGACCGGCTGATGGAGGACATCCGCAACCGCACCCTGATCGAGAGCCCGCGCCCGGAACTCGTGCAGATCAGCTACCGCGACCGCGACCCCGAGCGCGCCTTCCGCATCACCGAAGCCTTCGGGGCCATGTTCATGAGCGAGGCCGCGGCGGCCAAGGGACGCGAGAGCCGCGAGGCCTACGAGTTCATCGACAGCAAGGTGCAGGAGTACCACGCCAAGCTGTCGAGCGCCGAGGGCAACCTGCAGGAATACCAGTCCCGCAACGTCGACGCCCAGCCCGGCAGCGCCGCCGATGCCACCTCCAGGATCGGTGCACTGCGCACCCAGCTCGAGCAGACGCGGATGGCCTTGCTGGAGCATGAGTCGCGCGAATCCTCGATCGAGGCGCAGCTCTCCGGCGAGTCCGCGGTCACCGCCGTGCAGACCCGCGAAGGCCTGTACCGCACACGCCTGATCGAGCTCCAGTCCGAGCACGACCGGCTGCTGCTGGCCTACACCGAGCAGCATCCCGACGTCGTCCGCCTCCGCCACCAGATCGACGACATCAACCGCATGCTTGCCGACGAGCGCAGCCGCCGCGAATCACCCGGTGGTGCACGCGGCCTGTCCGACGAGGCGCAGGCCAACCCGCTCTACCAGGAGCTGCGCAGCCAGCTGGCGCAGGCGCGGCGCGAGACCGCGGCCACGCGCTCGCGGCTGCAGATCGCGCAGTCGCTGCTGGATGACGAACTCGACCGGAGCCGGCGGATCGCGGCCTCCGAGGGTGCGCTGGCCGAGCTCACCCGCGACTACGAGGTCAACCGCGAGATCTACCAGGACCTGCTGCGCCGGCGCGAGAACGCGCGGGTGTCGATGGGCCTCGACCAGGAAAATCGCGGCCTGACCCTGCGCGTGCAAGATCCCGCGACCATGCCGCTGCGCCCGACGGGCCTGCGCTTCATGCACATCGCCGCCGCGGGCCTGCTGGTGGCGATCGCGCTGCCGTTGGCGCTGGTGCTCGCGGTGGTGCGCCTCGACCCGCGCGTGCGCTCGCCCCATCTCATCGTGAAGCACACGCAACTGCCGCTGCTGACCACCGTGCCCGCCTATCCGACTCCGGGCGAGCGCCGCCGCGAGTACGCCTCGATGGCCCTCGCCATCGCGATGGTCGGCTCGGTGGTACTGGTCTATGTCTTCACCTACGCCTACAAGGTCGTGGCCGCATGA
- the dapA gene encoding 4-hydroxy-tetrahydrodipicolinate synthase has product MHLSGSITALVTPFTASGDLDLDAWQRLIAAQLAAGTQALVVAGSTGEAAALTDDEYETLLRAAVVQVAGRVPVLAGTGQSATARTIAQTRRAATCGADAALVVTPPYVRPTQAGLLAHYRAVADDGALPVVLYNVPPRTGCDMLPATVAGLATHPAIIGIKEARGDADRMQALLSLRGPGFSILSGDDPTAVRDMLAGADGVVSVASNAAPAAFRLLCDLARSGDAVAAAALNARLGETVAFCGVESNPIPVKALLARRGLGHRDGIRLPLLPLSHAHAAAADGIAAGLEALEQSCRDQLAA; this is encoded by the coding sequence TTGCATCTTTCCGGCAGCATCACCGCGCTGGTGACTCCCTTCACGGCGTCCGGCGACCTTGACCTCGACGCCTGGCAGCGCCTGATCGCCGCGCAGCTGGCGGCGGGCACCCAGGCGCTCGTGGTCGCCGGTTCCACCGGCGAGGCCGCGGCGCTGACCGACGACGAATACGAGACCCTGCTGCGTGCCGCCGTGGTGCAGGTGGCGGGGCGTGTGCCGGTGTTGGCCGGCACCGGGCAGTCGGCCACCGCGCGCACCATTGCGCAGACGCGTCGCGCCGCCACGTGTGGCGCCGATGCGGCGCTGGTGGTCACGCCGCCCTACGTGCGGCCCACCCAGGCCGGCCTGCTGGCGCATTACCGCGCCGTGGCCGACGACGGCGCGCTGCCGGTGGTGCTGTACAACGTGCCGCCGCGCACCGGCTGCGACATGCTGCCGGCCACCGTTGCCGGGCTGGCCACGCATCCGGCCATCATCGGCATCAAGGAAGCGCGTGGCGACGCCGACCGCATGCAGGCGTTGCTGAGCCTGCGCGGCCCGGGCTTCAGCATCCTCAGCGGCGACGATCCCACGGCCGTGCGTGACATGCTGGCCGGCGCAGATGGCGTGGTGTCGGTGGCGTCCAACGCCGCGCCCGCGGCGTTCCGCCTGCTGTGCGACCTGGCCCGCAGCGGCGATGCCGTGGCGGCCGCCGCGCTCAATGCGCGGCTGGGCGAGACGGTCGCGTTCTGCGGGGTGGAATCCAACCCGATCCCGGTCAAGGCGCTGCTCGCAAGGCGCGGCCTCGGCCATCGCGACGGCATCCGCCTGCCGCTGCTGCCGCTGTCCCATGCACATGCCGCCGCGGCCGACGGCATCGCCGCCGGCCTCGAGGCCCTCGAACAATCCTGCCGCGACCAGCTCGCGGCCTGA
- a CDS encoding peroxiredoxin translates to MNENDTIERATRKLPLQLSGGSTTTLDAHAGRWLVLYFYPKDATPGCTTEGLDFNVLLADFHALDADVLGVSRDTVKSHDNFCAKQGFRFPLVSDADEALCRAFDVIREKNMYGRKVLGIERSTFLLDPAGRIHRAWRKVRVPGHAQAVLDALKDARSR, encoded by the coding sequence ATGAACGAGAACGACACGATCGAACGCGCCACGCGCAAGCTTCCGCTGCAGCTCTCCGGTGGCAGCACGACCACGCTCGATGCGCATGCGGGCCGCTGGCTGGTGCTGTACTTCTATCCCAAGGACGCCACGCCCGGCTGCACCACCGAGGGCCTGGACTTCAACGTCCTGCTCGCCGATTTCCATGCGCTGGACGCCGACGTGCTTGGCGTCTCGCGCGACACGGTGAAGTCGCACGACAACTTCTGCGCGAAGCAGGGCTTCCGCTTCCCGCTGGTCAGCGATGCCGACGAGGCCCTGTGCCGCGCCTTCGACGTGATCCGCGAAAAGAACATGTACGGCCGCAAGGTGCTCGGCATCGAGCGCAGCACGTTCCTGCTTGATCCCGCCGGCCGCATCCATCGCGCCTGGCGCAAGGTGCGCGTGCCGGGCCACGCCCAGGCCGTGCTCGACGCCCTGAAGGACGCGCGCTCCAGGTGA
- a CDS encoding PhoH family protein, with amino-acid sequence MTDAKLIYVLDTNVLMHDPTALFKFEEHDVYLPMQVIEELDNGKKGTTEASRNARQASRFINELIEAQGADRIASGLRLERPGGLQLRGAGSSGCLRFQTTAPREDAGSFAVAGPDNRILGAILDLRRAEPDHPVVFVSKDINLRIKAAIAGLASEDYENDRALDDFSLLYTGATALPDDFWQRHGKDLKSWTEKGRTYYELRRSDEDDWYSNQYLYLPGDEDAELRVAKVEGDRVTLQIVDDYRSHQHAVWGIVARNREQNFALNALMDPEIDFVTLLGTAGTGKTLLALAAGLAQTMDAQRYREIIMTRATISVGEDIGFLPGTEEEKMTPWMGALTDNLEVLMPHNKEGGSWGRAATNDLLASRIKIRSMNFMRGRTLLDRWLILDEAQNLTPKQMKTLITRAGPGTKIVCLGNVEQIDTPYLTETTSGLTYAVDRFKHWAHSAHVTLRRGERSRLADYASEVL; translated from the coding sequence ATCACAGACGCGAAGCTGATATACGTGCTCGACACCAACGTGCTGATGCACGACCCGACCGCGCTGTTCAAGTTCGAGGAGCATGACGTCTACCTGCCGATGCAGGTCATCGAGGAGCTCGACAACGGCAAGAAGGGCACGACGGAGGCGAGCCGCAACGCACGCCAGGCCAGCCGCTTCATCAACGAACTGATCGAGGCGCAGGGCGCCGACCGCATCGCCTCCGGTCTCAGGCTGGAGCGCCCCGGCGGGCTGCAGCTGCGCGGTGCCGGCAGCTCCGGCTGCCTGCGCTTCCAGACCACCGCGCCCAGGGAGGATGCCGGCTCGTTCGCGGTGGCCGGGCCGGACAACCGCATCCTCGGCGCGATCCTCGACCTGCGCCGCGCGGAGCCCGACCACCCGGTGGTGTTCGTCTCCAAGGACATCAACCTGCGCATCAAGGCGGCGATCGCGGGACTCGCCAGCGAGGACTACGAGAACGACCGCGCGCTCGATGATTTCAGCCTGCTCTACACCGGCGCCACCGCGCTGCCGGACGATTTCTGGCAGCGGCATGGCAAGGACCTGAAGTCCTGGACCGAAAAGGGCCGCACCTACTACGAGCTGCGCCGCAGCGACGAGGACGACTGGTATTCCAACCAGTACCTGTACCTGCCCGGCGACGAGGATGCCGAGCTGCGCGTGGCGAAAGTGGAAGGCGACCGCGTCACGCTGCAGATCGTCGACGACTACCGCAGCCACCAGCATGCGGTGTGGGGCATCGTGGCGCGCAACCGCGAACAGAACTTCGCGCTGAACGCGCTGATGGACCCGGAGATCGATTTCGTCACCCTGCTCGGCACCGCCGGCACCGGCAAGACCTTGCTGGCGCTCGCGGCGGGCCTGGCGCAGACGATGGATGCGCAGCGCTACCGCGAGATCATCATGACGCGCGCCACCATCAGCGTCGGCGAGGACATCGGCTTCCTGCCGGGTACCGAAGAAGAAAAAATGACGCCGTGGATGGGCGCGCTCACCGACAACCTGGAAGTGCTGATGCCGCACAACAAGGAAGGCGGAAGCTGGGGCCGCGCGGCCACCAACGACCTGCTGGCGTCGCGCATCAAGATCCGCTCGATGAACTTCATGCGCGGGCGCACCCTGCTCGATCGCTGGCTGATCCTCGACGAGGCGCAGAACCTGACGCCCAAGCAGATGAAGACATTGATCACGCGCGCGGGCCCGGGCACCAAGATCGTATGCCTGGGCAACGTGGAGCAGATCGATACGCCCTACCTCACCGAAACCACCTCGGGCCTGACCTACGCGGTGGATCGCTTCAAGCACTGGGCGCACAGCGCGCACGTGACGCTGCGCCGCGGCGAGCGCTCGCGCCTGGCGGATTACGCGTCCGAGGTGCTGTAA
- a CDS encoding glycine cleavage system protein R codes for MRPRSAGKYAGHSLRAPAEPAFRPWREAAPRVSFAIAAPVEPALTDTDTTARPAPTENHLLINAYTTHPRSPLLAVSRRIADSGCNLVDTRLSTVGRDVSVTALATGSWDAVAKLEAMLSRLEREEDLKLVWYRTGPKPIQSNLLPYIVEVVASDKPGILFQLADFFDHQNITIESLHCSRYRAMQTGADMFSAQITIGVPADMHIAALRDDFLEFCDHLNLDAIMDPMKF; via the coding sequence TTGCGGCCTCGAAGCGCGGGCAAGTATGCTGGCCACAGCCTCCGGGCGCCCGCGGAGCCTGCGTTCAGGCCCTGGCGGGAAGCGGCTCCCCGGGTCTCCTTCGCCATTGCCGCTCCCGTGGAACCCGCCTTGACCGACACCGACACCACCGCCCGGCCCGCGCCGACCGAAAACCACCTGCTGATCAACGCCTACACGACGCATCCCCGCTCGCCGCTGCTGGCGGTGTCGCGACGCATTGCCGACAGCGGCTGCAACCTGGTCGACACGCGCCTGTCGACCGTTGGCCGCGATGTCTCGGTGACCGCGCTGGCCACCGGCTCCTGGGACGCGGTCGCCAAGCTCGAGGCCATGCTTTCGCGGCTGGAGCGCGAGGAAGACCTGAAGCTGGTCTGGTACCGCACCGGCCCCAAGCCCATCCAGTCCAACCTGCTGCCGTACATCGTCGAAGTGGTGGCGTCGGACAAGCCGGGGATCCTGTTCCAGCTGGCGGATTTCTTCGACCACCAGAACATCACCATCGAAAGCCTGCACTGTTCGCGCTACCGCGCCATGCAGACCGGCGCCGACATGTTCTCGGCGCAGATCACCATCGGCGTGCCGGCCGACATGCACATCGCCGCGCTGCGCGACGACTTCCTCGAGTTCTGCGACCACCTCAACCTCGACGCCATCATGGATCCGATGAAGTTCTGA
- a CDS encoding XrtA/PEP-CTERM system exopolysaccharide export protein — translation MIVFRLIATLALAALLGACASSRGSVDVPPDQPRAAVGEYLIGVDDIVQVTVWRNPELGITVPVRPDGRISVPLVGDVVAGGLAPSAVAADIQQKLAAFVRDPQVAVILTDLRSHEYLSRVRVTGAVRQPISIPYRQGMTVLDAVLAAGGVNEFAASDRAALYRRNDESTTTYAVRLDRILDRGDLTTNHRVAPGDVITIPERAF, via the coding sequence ATGATCGTGTTCCGATTGATCGCCACCCTCGCGCTCGCTGCCCTGCTGGGCGCATGCGCATCGAGCCGCGGCAGCGTGGATGTCCCGCCGGACCAGCCGCGCGCCGCTGTCGGCGAATACCTGATCGGTGTCGACGATATCGTCCAGGTGACCGTGTGGCGCAATCCCGAACTGGGGATCACGGTACCGGTGCGGCCGGACGGCAGGATCTCGGTGCCGCTGGTCGGTGACGTGGTGGCCGGTGGCCTCGCCCCCTCGGCCGTGGCCGCCGACATCCAGCAGAAGCTTGCCGCCTTCGTGCGTGACCCGCAGGTCGCCGTGATCCTGACCGACCTGCGCAGCCACGAATACCTGTCCCGCGTGCGCGTCACCGGCGCCGTGCGCCAGCCGATCTCGATCCCGTACCGCCAGGGGATGACCGTGCTCGACGCGGTGCTGGCGGCAGGCGGCGTCAACGAGTTCGCGGCGTCCGACCGTGCCGCGCTGTACCGCCGCAACGACGAGTCGACCACGACCTATGCGGTGCGCCTGGACCGCATCCTCGACCGCGGCGACCTGACCACCAACCACCGGGTGGCGCCAGGCGACGTGATCACGATTCCGGAGCGTGCATTCTGA
- the thiD gene encoding bifunctional hydroxymethylpyrimidine kinase/phosphomethylpyrimidine kinase has translation MSKTIVSALTIAGSDSGGGAGIQADLKAFAAHDVHGLSAIAALTAQHTRGVTAVHVPPVAFLRAQIDACFDDFNIGAVKLGMLASAEVIHAVADALEVHRPAWLVVDPVMVATSGARLLEADALDAMRTRLLPLADLLTPNIPEAELLLGASITDAADARDALAALRAMGARAVLLKGGHLAEGGVVVDRLADGADVHEFRQPRMDVDGHGTGCTLASAIAANLCLGRPMAAACAEAVAYVHRALQLGIRPGRSDVLVLGHMAARRR, from the coding sequence ATGTCAAAGACCATCGTTTCCGCGCTGACCATCGCCGGCTCCGACTCCGGCGGCGGCGCCGGCATCCAGGCCGACCTCAAGGCGTTCGCCGCGCACGACGTGCACGGCCTGTCCGCGATCGCCGCGCTCACCGCGCAGCACACGCGTGGCGTGACCGCGGTGCACGTGCCGCCGGTGGCGTTCCTGCGCGCGCAGATCGACGCCTGCTTCGACGATTTCAACATCGGTGCGGTCAAGCTCGGCATGCTGGCCTCGGCCGAGGTGATCCACGCGGTCGCCGACGCACTCGAGGTGCACCGCCCGGCATGGCTGGTTGTCGATCCGGTCATGGTGGCCACCTCCGGCGCGCGCCTGCTCGAAGCCGACGCGCTCGACGCCATGCGCACGCGCCTGCTGCCCTTGGCGGACCTGCTGACACCGAACATCCCCGAGGCCGAACTGCTGCTCGGCGCGTCGATCACGGACGCGGCGGACGCGCGCGACGCGCTTGCGGCGCTGCGCGCGATGGGCGCGCGTGCCGTGCTGCTGAAGGGCGGGCACCTCGCCGAAGGCGGCGTTGTGGTCGACCGGCTGGCGGATGGCGCGGATGTCCACGAGTTCCGCCAGCCGCGCATGGACGTCGATGGCCATGGCACGGGCTGCACCCTCGCCTCGGCGATCGCGGCGAACCTCTGCCTCGGTCGCCCCATGGCCGCGGCCTGCGCCGAGGCCGTGGCCTACGTGCACCGTGCGCTGCAGCTCGGCATCCGCCCGGGACGCAGCGACGTGCTGGTGCTTGGCCACATGGCGGCGCGCCGGCGGTGA
- the pcnB gene encoding polynucleotide adenylyltransferase PcnB gives MPNDITIDSPVLRIIPRDQHCISRKGISPNALRVLYRLRESGHDAYLVGGAVRDLLVGGNPKDFDLATSATPDEVRALFRNCRVIGRRFRLAHVVFGREIIEVATFRANVDDGSGDRQTHEGGRLLRDNVYGSVEDDAIRRDFTANALYYTIDDFSVRDYVGGFEDVQNRVLRLIGDPETRYREDPVRMLRAVRLAAKLDFRIDDATAAPLHALAPLLAEAAPARLFEECLKMFLSGHAVASFEGLERHGLLRALLPESAAALAANRSGALRRVLIEGLRGTDARVAADEPVSPSFLFALLLWPAYCRTLMSLQAQDVHAADAQRRAADRVTVHQLEAIALPRRFSVPMQEIWLMQSRFGQRQRKRVTRMIAHPRFRAAFDFLLARQAASDDHAEDIAFWREAQLDPDNAIAISSAFEADDEAAPPRRRRRRPRPAQAG, from the coding sequence ATGCCCAACGACATAACCATCGACTCCCCAGTCCTGCGGATCATCCCCCGCGACCAGCACTGCATTTCCCGCAAGGGCATCAGTCCCAACGCCCTGCGCGTCCTCTACCGCCTGCGCGAATCCGGCCACGACGCCTACCTGGTGGGTGGCGCGGTCAGGGACCTGCTGGTGGGCGGCAATCCCAAGGATTTCGACCTCGCCACCAGCGCCACGCCGGACGAGGTACGCGCGCTGTTCCGCAACTGCCGCGTGATCGGCCGCCGCTTCCGCCTGGCGCACGTGGTGTTCGGTCGCGAGATCATCGAGGTCGCCACCTTCCGCGCCAACGTCGACGACGGCAGCGGCGACCGCCAGACGCACGAAGGCGGCCGGCTGCTGCGCGACAACGTGTACGGCAGCGTCGAGGACGACGCGATCCGCCGCGACTTCACCGCCAACGCGCTGTACTACACGATCGACGACTTCTCGGTGCGCGACTACGTGGGCGGTTTCGAGGACGTGCAGAACCGCGTGCTCAGGCTGATCGGTGATCCGGAGACCCGCTATCGCGAGGATCCGGTGCGCATGCTGCGCGCGGTGCGCCTGGCGGCCAAGCTCGACTTCCGCATCGACGACGCCACCGCGGCGCCGCTGCATGCATTGGCGCCGCTGCTGGCCGAGGCCGCGCCGGCGCGGCTGTTCGAGGAATGCCTGAAGATGTTCCTGTCCGGCCACGCGGTCGCGAGTTTCGAAGGCCTCGAGCGCCACGGCCTGCTGCGCGCGCTGCTGCCCGAAAGCGCCGCGGCGCTGGCCGCGAACCGCAGCGGCGCGCTGCGCCGCGTGCTGATCGAAGGCCTGCGCGGCACCGATGCGCGGGTGGCGGCCGACGAGCCGGTATCGCCTTCGTTCCTGTTCGCGCTGCTGCTGTGGCCGGCCTATTGCCGCACCCTGATGAGCCTGCAGGCGCAGGACGTGCACGCCGCCGATGCCCAGCGCCGCGCCGCCGACCGCGTCACCGTGCACCAGCTGGAGGCGATCGCATTGCCGCGCCGCTTCTCGGTGCCGATGCAGGAGATCTGGCTGATGCAGTCGCGGTTCGGACAGCGCCAGCGCAAGCGCGTGACGCGCATGATCGCGCACCCGCGCTTCCGCGCCGCGTTTGATTTCCTGCTGGCCAGGCAGGCGGCGTCCGACGACCACGCCGAGGACATCGCGTTCTGGCGCGAGGCCCAGCTCGATCCCGACAACGCGATCGCCATCAGCTCTGCGTTCGAGGCCGACGACGAGGCCGCGCCGCCGCGCCGCCGCCGCCGCCGACCGCGTCCCGCGCAGGCGGGATGA
- a CDS encoding alpha/beta fold hydrolase, giving the protein MIAVRAGDDHRYELLARIPAQPRRSLLWLPALGIAARHYLPFADALAERGTAVFIHEWRGHGSSSLRAGRAVDWGYRELLEHDIPASEAAIDAALPGLARVAGGHSLGGQLACCRLALAPDAATTLWLVGSGAPWWRAFRLRERMWLPMAYRFLPWLADRAGALPGRSIGFGGNEARGLLRDWSATAISGRYAVRGLGDLEPRMATLDIPVRATLLERDWLAPASSLHHLLSRLPRSQARVTTLSTAQLGVPADHYAWMKSPHAVADSLGS; this is encoded by the coding sequence GTGATCGCAGTCAGGGCCGGCGACGACCACCGCTACGAGCTGCTCGCGCGCATCCCGGCGCAGCCACGCCGCAGCCTGCTGTGGCTGCCGGCGCTCGGCATCGCGGCGCGCCATTACCTGCCATTCGCCGACGCGCTTGCCGAGCGCGGCACGGCGGTCTTCATCCACGAATGGCGCGGCCATGGCAGCAGCAGCCTGCGCGCCGGCCGCGCGGTGGACTGGGGCTATCGCGAGCTGCTCGAACACGACATCCCGGCCAGCGAGGCCGCGATCGACGCGGCCCTGCCCGGCCTGGCGCGCGTGGCCGGTGGCCACAGCCTCGGCGGCCAGCTCGCCTGCTGCAGGCTCGCGCTCGCCCCGGACGCGGCCACGACGCTCTGGCTGGTGGGCAGCGGCGCACCGTGGTGGCGGGCCTTCCGCCTGCGCGAACGCATGTGGCTGCCGATGGCGTACCGCTTCCTGCCCTGGCTGGCGGATCGGGCCGGCGCGCTGCCAGGGCGCAGCATCGGCTTTGGCGGCAACGAAGCACGCGGACTGCTGCGCGATTGGTCCGCCACGGCCATCAGCGGCCGCTACGCGGTGCGCGGCCTGGGCGACCTGGAGCCACGCATGGCCACGCTCGACATACCGGTGCGCGCCACGCTCCTCGAGCGCGACTGGCTGGCCCCCGCCTCATCGCTGCATCACCTGCTCTCGAGACTGCCCAGGTCACAGGCCCGGGTCACCACGCTGTCGACTGCCCAACTGGGCGTGCCCGCGGACCACTACGCATGGATGAAGTCGCCGCACGCGGTCGCCGACTCGCTCGGAAGCTGA
- a CDS encoding SulP family inorganic anion transporter has protein sequence MIAAVEAWRAGLFKRERWLADITAGIVVGIVALPLAMAFAIASGVKPEQGLYTAIIAGAAVALFGGTRIQVAGPTGAFVVILAGVVAEFGVQGLLVATLMAGVILVVMGLARLGGVIRFIPDPVIVGFTAGIAVIIWVGQWQYFFGLPAPAGGAFYHQAWSLLQALPGLHLPTTLLALGSLVLAVLGPRLPYLAKVPGPLLAMLAATAFNAAFAPAGVATIESAFGAIPRELPSFAWPDMDFDTVTLLLPAAFTIAMLGAIESLLSAVIADGMGGTRHDSNQELVGQGIANILSPLFGGIAATGALARTATNHRNGATGPLAAMVHSITLLLVLVVLAPYAGKVPLCALAAILFVVAWNMSEAGRFLRMARRAPRADVAILLVTFALTLLTDLVVAVNIGVILAMFQFMRRMSASVEVVQHGQASLQQELALAGMEALPEDVLVYAIEGPFFFGSVDSLQRALSWSRIAPSHVVLRLERVPFMDATGLKRLESTIAGLRARGIQVLLSGANLAVLRKLVRADIIRRDDSASYFKDLASALRHAQAARTSDKAPQDE, from the coding sequence ATGATCGCCGCAGTCGAAGCCTGGCGCGCCGGCCTGTTCAAGCGCGAGCGCTGGCTCGCCGACATCACCGCGGGCATCGTGGTCGGCATCGTCGCCCTGCCGCTGGCGATGGCGTTCGCGATCGCCAGCGGCGTCAAGCCGGAGCAGGGCCTGTACACCGCGATCATCGCGGGCGCGGCGGTGGCGCTGTTCGGCGGTACCCGCATCCAGGTGGCCGGCCCAACCGGCGCCTTCGTGGTCATCCTCGCCGGCGTGGTCGCCGAGTTCGGCGTGCAGGGGCTGCTGGTGGCCACGCTGATGGCCGGGGTGATCCTGGTGGTGATGGGGCTTGCGCGGCTCGGCGGGGTGATCCGCTTCATCCCCGATCCGGTGATCGTAGGTTTCACGGCCGGCATCGCGGTGATCATCTGGGTGGGCCAGTGGCAGTACTTCTTCGGGCTTCCGGCGCCGGCCGGGGGCGCGTTCTACCACCAGGCCTGGAGCCTGCTGCAGGCGCTGCCGGGACTGCACCTGCCGACCACGCTGCTGGCGCTGGGCAGCCTGGTGCTGGCGGTGCTGGGCCCGCGGTTGCCGTACCTGGCAAAGGTGCCGGGTCCGCTGCTGGCGATGCTCGCCGCCACCGCGTTCAACGCCGCGTTCGCGCCGGCGGGCGTGGCCACGATCGAATCGGCCTTCGGCGCGATCCCGCGCGAACTGCCGTCGTTCGCCTGGCCGGACATGGACTTCGACACCGTCACGCTGCTGCTGCCGGCGGCGTTCACCATCGCCATGCTCGGCGCGATCGAATCGCTGTTGTCGGCGGTGATCGCCGACGGCATGGGCGGCACCCGCCACGACTCCAACCAGGAGCTGGTGGGGCAGGGCATCGCCAACATCCTGTCGCCGCTGTTCGGCGGCATCGCCGCCACCGGCGCACTGGCGCGCACCGCCACCAACCACCGCAACGGCGCCACCGGACCGCTCGCCGCGATGGTCCACTCGATCACCCTGCTGCTGGTGCTGGTGGTCCTCGCTCCCTACGCGGGCAAGGTGCCACTGTGCGCGCTGGCGGCGATCCTGTTCGTGGTCGCCTGGAACATGAGCGAGGCAGGGCGCTTCCTGCGCATGGCGCGCAGGGCTCCGCGCGCCGACGTGGCAATCCTGCTGGTCACTTTCGCGCTCACCCTGCTGACCGACCTGGTGGTGGCGGTGAACATCGGCGTGATCCTGGCCATGTTCCAGTTCATGCGCCGGATGAGTGCTTCGGTGGAGGTGGTCCAGCACGGGCAGGCGAGCCTGCAGCAGGAGCTCGCCCTGGCCGGCATGGAGGCGCTGCCCGAGGACGTCCTGGTGTACGCGATCGAGGGACCGTTCTTCTTCGGTTCCGTCGACTCGCTGCAGCGTGCCCTGTCGTGGTCGCGCATCGCGCCAAGCCATGTCGTGCTGCGGCTCGAGCGCGTGCCCTTCATGGACGCCACCGGCCTGAAGCGCCTCGAATCGACGATCGCCGGCCTGCGCGCGCGCGGCATCCAGGTGCTGCTGAGTGGCGCCAACCTCGCCGTCCTGCGCAAGCTGGTTCGCGCCGACATCATCCGCCGCGACGACTCCGCCAGCTACTTCAAGGATCTCGCGTCCGCGCTGCGCCATGCGCAGGCCGCACGCACGAGCGACAAGGCGCCGCAGGACGAGTGA
- the fdxA gene encoding ferredoxin FdxA translates to MPFVVTENCIKCKYTDCVEVCPVDCFHEGPNFLVIDPDECIDCTLCEPECPIGAIYPEDDVPAGQEGFLALNAELSKEWPVITTRKDGPPDAKEWEGKPNKLPLLER, encoded by the coding sequence ATGCCCTTCGTCGTCACCGAAAACTGCATCAAGTGCAAGTACACCGACTGCGTCGAGGTGTGCCCGGTCGACTGTTTCCACGAAGGACCAAACTTCCTGGTGATCGACCCCGACGAGTGCATCGACTGCACGCTGTGCGAGCCGGAGTGCCCGATCGGCGCGATCTATCCCGAGGACGACGTGCCCGCGGGGCAGGAAGGCTTTCTCGCGCTGAATGCCGAGCTGTCCAAGGAGTGGCCGGTGATCACCACCCGCAAGGACGGCCCGCCCGACGCCAAGGAATGGGAAGGCAAGCCGAACAAGCTGCCGCTGCTCGAGCGCTGA